A single genomic interval of Dysidea avara chromosome 8, odDysAvar1.4, whole genome shotgun sequence harbors:
- the LOC136264779 gene encoding E3 SUMO-protein ligase ZBED1-like, with the protein MSDLAVTGRPKTSPVWDYFSYDESAKKSKCEVITNVVTKTKCGKTFSGKFSTNLKLHLKSSHREAYDEVIKKKKQNKEKENEKKSCTRANAACNFSMETASSAPISLVEDPTFSSLITELDSSHKRHNVTLAVKRMPSPHTGEKVLKIVLQIFKDWNIPDHKIGSIITDNGSNMVKAFKILQLQQKENMQNEGDDEEDFELCDTDNVDVLDTGSLDDSLPDQEKTIEESHQQDMRLSCFAHSLQLVVSKFDECSVFRHTIKKAKNIVSKFNKSTKATEKLIANAGLKLLGDCPTRWSSTYLLINRFLTVKASVIQVLDEHSWDGLQNSEWRVLENIQELLQPFAEYTTLCSGEEYTTISSVVPIVVELQYHLEEMSTKPGMATISKRLNNELKSRFDKYVNPCAAGFDVYYLVATFLDPKYTLILNDQQATVVKAHLIVALKTEISEFTDTTLESRSTETVSVVANSDEQPPLKKFRHLSSIISQRLREAHQVDKGIAATTAESEIERFYELRFNIPTSSKKRCSYILVRVGNYIT; encoded by the exons ATGAGTGATCTAGCAGTAACTGGAAGACCTAAAACAAGTCCAGTGTGGGATTATTTCAGCTATGATGAAAGTGCTAAAAAGAGCAAATGTGAGGTTATAACAAATGTAGTAACTAAGACTAAGTGTGGGAAAACCTTCTCAGGAAAATTTAGCACAAACCTAAAGTTGCATTTGAAGTCATCACATAGAGAAGCCTATGATGAAGTAATTAAGAAGAAAAAGCAAAACAAAGAGAAAGAAAATGAAAAGAAGTCATGTACTAGAGCTAATGCTGCCTGTAATTTTTCAATGGAAA CAGCATCTAGTGCCCCTATTAGCTTGGTTGAGGATCCAACTTTCTCTTCACTAATCACAGAATTAGACAGTAG TCACAAGCGTCACAATGTCACTTTAGCAGTGAAACGCATGCCAAGCCCTCATACAGGAGAGAAAGTATTAAAGATTGTTTTGCAAATCTTCAAAGATTGGAACATTCCTGATCACAAGATTGGAAGCATAATAACTGATAATGGGAGCAACATGGTGAAGGCTTTCAAAATTctacagctacaacaaaaagaAAATATGCAAAATGAAGGTGATGATGAGGAAGATTTTGAATTGTGTGATACAGATAATGTAGATGTATTGGACACTGGCAGCTTAGATGATTCTTTACCTGATCAGGAAAAAACCATAGAAGAATCACATCAACAAGACAT GAGGCTTAGTTGCTTTGCCCATTCATTACAACTGGTTGTCAGTAAATTTGATGAGTGTAGTGTATTTAGACACACCATTAAAAAAGCCAAGAATATAGTAAGCAAATTTAACAAATCAACAAAAGCAACTGAAAAACTGATTGCAAATGCTGGCTTAAAACTACTAGGAGATTGCCCAACTAGGTGGAGCTCTACATATCTACTGATTAATCGATTTTTAACAGTCAAGGCTTCTGTTATACAAGTTCTTGATGAGCACAGCTGGGATGGTTTGCAGAACAGCGAATGGAGAGTTCTAGAAAATATTCAAGAATTGCTGCAACCCTTTGCAGAATACACAACTCTGTGTAGTGGGGAAGAATATACCACTATATCATCAGTTGTACCTATTGTAGTAGAATTACAGTATCACTTGGAAGAGATGTCTACAAAGCCTGGAATGGCTACCATATCAAAAAGGTtgaacaatgagctgaaaagcCGTTTTGATAAATATGTGAATCCCTGTGCAGCTGGATTTGATGTGTATTACTTAGTTGCAACATTTCTGGATCCAAAATACACGCTAATTTTGAATGATCAACAGGCCACAGTGGTAAAGGCACATCTTATAGTTGCATTGAAAACTGAAATATCAGAATTTACTGACACCACCCTTGAGTCAAGAAGCACAGAAACTGTGTCTGTGGTAGCAAATAGTGATGAACAACCTCCTCTAAAGAAATTTCGTCACTTATCCAGTATCATAAGCCAAAGATTACGAGAAGCACACCAGGTTGACAAAGGTATAGCTGCAACTACTGCTGAAAGTGAAATTGAGAGATTTTATGAATTGCGGTTCAACATACCAACGTCAAGTAAAAAAAGATGCTCTTACATTTTGGTTAGAGTTGGAAATTACATTACCTAA
- the LOC136263193 gene encoding uncharacterized protein — translation MPFNDKGPWQPVPLPEGLSLDEHIFVIRFTSEMFRCYDDYSERLDGYRKRQWTCEATMATDLTLEEALVSERNCRLLLVMFPRELYGEALSIIQHSTLHLSQLTKKLMDHFRDHPKFMRMKPSLQRDVTKQFIRKHAHKDPYPRAPYKVLPDLVVKYNLATELSNHLAVADIDYQQRLRWRGEETLSPVQPVIHYKVIGSHDPDGQQPLKVCLQKCGSHTPQKWPIDDQLLTEHDRSKEGPCPQLHHHPEPFYSYHGDILMIWHFYSTFKLSHHPLPYSAFHEAIQHEATNGLKPTRLLVEMCIAMVKFIAHQLPCQLDTLGGINRVNWETVCSEILKFKDHSHFESCLEVPEELISNILANQNVLYFGQLSLPHKITLMRYLCDVCVWSGGVRDHMSSDQRVLPLGHDRHGNTHWFFPSIGYFVESHDPSGWGYYSSSHEINQLEEHLNPKGSCELTLLKKLGEHKKAIHLLLDSKSHDLRTNTQGQDT, via the exons ATGCCGTTTAACGACAAAGGTCCATGGCAGCCAGTACCATTACCAGAGGGACTGTCCCTTGATGAACACATATTTGTCATTCGCTTCACCAGTGAG ATGTTCCGTTGTTATGATGACTACAGTGAACGACTGGATGGTTACAGGAAGCGACAGTGGACCTGTGAAGCTACCATGGCAACTGATCTCACATTAGAAGAG GCACTAGTGAGTGAGAGGAACTGTCGGTTGTTATTAGTGATGTTTCCACGGGAACTGTATGGGGAAGCCTTATCAATTATCCAACACAGTACACTACACTTGTCACAGTTGACCAAAAAGCTGATGGATCATTTTAGGGATCATCCTAAGTTTATGAGAAT GAAGCCATCACTACAACGAGATGTCACCAAACAGTTCATCAGGAAACACGCCCATAAAGATCCTTATCCCAGAGCTCCTTATAAGGTATTACCGGACCTTGTTGTCAAGTATAATCTGGCTACCGAG CTATCCAATCATCTTGCAGTAGCAGATATTGACTACCAACAACGATTGCGCTGGAGGGGTGAAGAAACCTTGTCACCTGTACAACCTGTAATACATTATAAGgtgattggatcacatgatccagatgGACAGCAACCTCTGAAAGTATGTCTGCAGAAATGTGGTAGCCACACACCCCAGAAGTGGCCAATTGATGATCAGCTACTGACAGAACATGATAG AAGTAAAGAAGGGCCATGTCCACAATTACATCACCATCCTGAGCCATTTTACAGTTACCATGGTGACATACTTATGATATGGCATTTCTATAGCACGTTTAAGTTATCACATCATCCACTTCCTTATTCAGCGTTTCATGAAGCAATACAACATGAGG CAACCAATGGTCTCAAACCTACTAGATTATTAGTGGAGATGTGCATCGCCATGGTGAAGTTTATAGCCCATCAGTTGCCATGCCAACTGGACACATTAGGTGGTATAAATCGTGTCAACTGGGAGACTGTGTGcagtgaaattttaaaatttaaagaCCACTCCCATTTTGAATCAT GCCTGGAGGTACCAGAAGAGTTGATTAGTAATATTTTAGCTAATCAGAATGTGTTGTATTTTGGACAACTTTCCCtcccacacaaaattactttAATGAG GTATTTATGTGATGTTTGTGTGTGGAGTGGTGGAGTGAGGGATCACATGAGTTCTGATCAGAGGGTATTACCCCTGGGACATGACAGACATGGCAACACCCATTGGTTCTTCCCATCTATTGGTTACTTTGTGGAGTCACATGATCCCAGTGGGTGGGGCTATTATTCCAGCTCACATGAG ATAAACCAATTGGAGGAACATCTGAACCCTAAAGGATCATGTGAGCTGACGTTACTTAAGAAGTTAGGTGAACACAAGAAAGCCATACATCTTTTACTG GACAGCAAATCACATGATCTACGAACTAATACACAAGGACAGGACACATAG